A stretch of the Marmota flaviventris isolate mMarFla1 chromosome 12, mMarFla1.hap1, whole genome shotgun sequence genome encodes the following:
- the Rnasel gene encoding 2-5A-dependent ribonuclease, which produces MKTDDHKTTQEEPMSCSRGTATVEDNCKLIKAIHKEDVDEIQQLLLRGADVNFQEEVGGWTPLHNAVQCGRKDIVELLLRHGADPHQRKRNGATAFIIAGIMGHVELLQLFLSKGADVNECDSNGFTALMEAAGRGKIEALRFLYESGASVNLHRNSKEEQKRLKKGGATALMDAAENGHTDVLRILLDEMGADVNARDNMGRNALIHALLSCSPDSSVEDITRLLLDHGADVNVRGERGKTPLILAVEKKHVGLVQMLLEQKCIEINDTDSEGKTALLAAVELKQTRMAKLLCQEGASTDCGPLVRTAKLNYDHSLVKLLLSYGAGVCFQPPPEDWEPQSSRWGSALKKLHRMYRPMIGKLKIFMDEEYKVAETSEGGIYLGFYEEKEVAVKLFLEDSARAEKEVSCLQSCRENSNLVTLYGSESNKGCLYVCVALCERTLEEHLDVHRGEAVENEEDEFARNVLLSIFKAVYELHSLHEYTHQDLQPRNILIDSKKAVRLADFDQSIKWTGDPQEIRRDLEALGRLVLYVVKKGETPFGKLKAQGNAKVIELSPDEEIKDLIDHLFCPLEPVKDHLGDLLDHPFFWSWEKRYRALRDVGNENDIKRRKTMSEILTRLTPGSSEPPRSFDWWTYKIDKDVMKDMNKFYEKKGDFYRDTVGDLLKFIRNMGEHINEERNKWMKEKIGDPSCYFQKTFPDLVIYVYRKLQNTEYRKHFPQTHNPTKPLCNRGGQGGRLASPEY; this is translated from the exons ATGAAGACCGATGATCACAAGACCACCCAGGAGGAACCCATGTCCTGCAGCCGTGGGACAGCCACAGTGGAAGACAATTGTAAGTTGATTAAGGCTATTCACAAGGAAGATGTGGATGAAATCCAGCAACTGCTGCTCAGAGGGGCTGATGTCAACTTCCAGGAAGAAGTAGGTGGTTGGACACCTTTGCATAATGCAGTCCAATGTGGCAGGAAGGACATTGTGGAACTTCTGCTCCGTCACGGTGCTGACCCTCACCAGAGGAAGAGGAACGGGGCCACTGCCTTCATCATCGCTGGGATCATGGGACACGTGGAGCTGCTGCAGCTTTTCCTTTCCAAAGGGGCCGATGTCAACGAGTGTGACTCCAATGGCTTCACAGCTCTCATGGAAGCTGCTGGGCGGGGTAAGATCGAAGCTCTCAGGTTTCTTTATGAGAGCGGAGCGTCGGTGAATCTGCATCGAAACTCTAAAGAGGAACAGAAGCGGCTTAAGAAAGGAGGGGCCACGGCTCTCATGGACGCTGCTGAAAATGGCCACACAGATGTCCTGAGGATTCTCCTGGATGAGATGGGGGCGGACGTCAACGCCAGGGACAATATGGGCAGGAATGCCTTGATCCACGCTCTTCTGTCATGCTCTCCTGATAGCAGTGTGGAGGATATTACCCGCCTTCTGCTGGATCACGGGGCTGATGTCAACGTGAGAGGAGAAAGAGGCAAGACACCCCTGATCCTAGCAGTGGAAAAGAAGCATGTTGGTTTGGTACAGATGCTTCTGGAACAAAAGTGCATAGAGATCAATGACACCGACAGCGAGGGCAAGACAGCCCTGCTGGCTGCTGTGGAACTCAAACAGACAAGGATGGCCAAGCTGCTGTGCCAAGAGGGGGCCAGCACGGATTGTGGGCCTCTCGTGAGGACAGCAAAACTGAATTACGACCACTCCCTGGTGAAGCTCCTTCTCTCCTACGGAGCTGGAGTCTGTTTCCAGCCTCCCCCTGAAGACTGGGAGCCCCAGAGTTCACGTTGGGGGTCAGCCCTGAAAAAACTGCACAGAATGTACCGCCCTATGATTGGCAAACTCAAGATATTTATGGATGAAGAATATAAAGTTGCTGAGACCTCTGAAGGGGGCATCTACCTGGGTTTCTATGAGGAGAAAGAGGTGGCTGTGAAGCTATTCCTCGAAGACAGTGCACGTGCAGAAAAGGAAGTCTCCTGTCTGCAGAGCTGCCGAGAGAATAGTAACTTGGTGACACTCTATGGGAGCGAGAGCAACAAGGgctgtttatatgtgtgtgtggccCTCTGTGAACGAACTCTGGAAGAGCACTTGGATGTGCACAGAGGGGAAGCTGTGGAGAACGAGGAAGATGAGTTTGCTCGAAATGTCCTATTATCTATATTTAAGGCTGTTTATGAGCTGCACTCGTTGCATGAATACACTCATCAGGATTTGCAGCCAAGAAACATCTTAATAG ATTCCAAGAAGGCTGTTCGCTTGGCAGATTTTGATCAGAGCATCAAGTGGACTGGAGACCCACAGGAAATCAGGAGAGACCTAGAG GCCCTTGGACGGCTGGTCCTCTATGTGGTAAAGAAGGGAGAGACTCCTTTTGGGAAGCTAAAGGCTCAAGGCAATGCCAAGGTGATTGAACTTTctccagatgaggaaattaaggacCTCATTGATCACCTGTTCTGTCCTTTGGAACCTGTGAAGGACCATCTGGGTGACCTTCTGGATCATCCTTTCTTTTGGAGTTGGGAGAA ACGCTATAGGGCACTTCGGGATGTGGGAAATGAAAATGACATCAAGCGTAGAAAAACTATGAGTGAGATCCTCACACGACTAACACCTGGGTCATCTGAACCTCCCAGAAGTTTTGACTGGTGGACATATAAG ATTGACAAAGATGTTATGAAAGACATGAATAAGTTCTATGAAAAAAAAGGGGATTTCTACAGGGACACTGTGGGTGATCTGTTAAAGTTCATCCGGAATATGGGAGAACACATTAACGAGGAAAGAAACAAATg GATGAAGGAGAAAATTGGAGATCCTTCCTGTTATTTTCAGAAGACATTTCCAGATCTGGTCATCTACGTCTATAGGAAGTTACAGAACACGGAATACAGAAAACATTTCCCCCAAACCCACAACCCAACCAAACCTTTGTGTAACAGAGGTGGCCAGGGTGGGAGGCTGGCCAGCCCTGAGTACTGA